Proteins from a single region of Cupriavidus sp. MP-37:
- a CDS encoding LysR family transcriptional regulator, whose amino-acid sequence MSAIQKMNIAGKDLNLLYVFHVLYQEGNASRAAARMALSQPALSHKLNRLRDELGDPLFVRAPRGLTPTPRAHALAPQVQRLVAELDAFYDACDGRDFLARSEAVHIYTTDYMEQLLLPALLPRLRRDAPGVVLVTHNTRGELPREELEKGTCDLAIAGFYENLPDTFHQQRLGSEDFVVLASRTNRRVAQGLDLDAFLACEHLLTTLTGDLNGVVDRALARLGHRRTVVAGLSSFLAPSRLVRGSALLLTCLRSVAQEAVARDPDLVMLPVPFALPQVDMMQIWHARTDADRLRRWLRQQIQEVAGAIGVAAPAAQRPRVRRG is encoded by the coding sequence ATGTCTGCCATCCAAAAAATGAATATCGCCGGCAAGGACCTGAACCTGCTCTATGTCTTCCATGTGCTCTACCAGGAAGGCAACGCCTCACGCGCGGCGGCGCGCATGGCGCTGAGCCAGCCGGCGCTCAGCCACAAGCTCAACCGCCTGCGCGACGAGCTGGGCGACCCGCTGTTCGTGCGCGCGCCGCGCGGCCTGACGCCGACGCCACGCGCGCATGCGCTGGCGCCGCAGGTGCAGCGGCTGGTGGCGGAGCTGGATGCGTTCTACGACGCCTGCGACGGCCGCGATTTCCTCGCGCGCAGCGAGGCCGTGCACATCTACACCACCGACTACATGGAGCAACTGCTGCTGCCGGCGCTGTTGCCGCGGCTGCGCCGCGATGCGCCCGGCGTGGTGCTGGTCACGCACAATACGCGCGGCGAGCTGCCGCGCGAGGAGCTGGAGAAGGGCACCTGCGACCTGGCGATCGCGGGCTTTTACGAGAACCTGCCCGACACCTTCCACCAGCAGCGGCTGGGCAGCGAGGATTTCGTGGTGCTGGCCTCGCGCACCAACCGGCGCGTCGCTCAGGGGCTGGACCTGGACGCGTTCCTGGCGTGCGAGCATCTGCTGACCACGCTGACCGGCGACCTCAACGGCGTGGTGGATCGCGCGCTGGCACGGCTGGGGCATCGGCGCACGGTGGTGGCGGGTTTGTCGAGCTTCCTCGCGCCGAGCCGGCTGGTGCGCGGCTCGGCGCTGCTGCTGACCTGCCTGCGCTCGGTCGCGCAGGAAGCGGTGGCGCGTGATCCGGACCTGGTGATGCTGCCGGTGCCGTTCGCGCTGCCCCAGGTCGACATGATGCAGATCTGGCACGCGCGCACCGATGCCGACCGGCTGCGGCGCTGGCTGCGCCAGCAGATCCAGGAAGTGGCCGGCGCCATCGGCGTGGCCGCGCCCGCCGCGCAGCGGCCGCGCGTCAGGCGCGGTTGA
- a CDS encoding SDR family NAD(P)-dependent oxidoreductase: MNFHGKNVLVTGASGNLGRAVAHAFAQAGARVVLLDRHAAPLPEAGSGHLALQADLLDADSLGQAIGGAVQACGRIDVVCNLAGGFAMGTGIHETSAADWNRLFDMNVGTVLNMARAVVPHMLAAGGGAIVNVGANSAARGLAQMGAYCASKDALARVTESMSAELRDQGIRVNAVLPSILDTPENRQAMPDADSSRWVALDALADVIVFLASDAARAVHGALLPVVNRA; encoded by the coding sequence ATGAACTTCCACGGCAAGAACGTACTGGTCACCGGCGCCAGCGGCAACCTCGGACGCGCGGTCGCGCATGCCTTCGCCCAGGCAGGCGCGCGCGTGGTGCTGCTGGACCGCCATGCCGCACCGTTGCCCGAGGCCGGCAGCGGCCACCTGGCGCTGCAGGCCGACCTGCTCGATGCGGACAGCCTGGGCCAGGCCATCGGCGGGGCCGTGCAGGCGTGCGGGCGCATCGACGTGGTGTGCAACCTGGCCGGCGGCTTCGCCATGGGCACGGGCATCCACGAGACCAGCGCGGCCGACTGGAACCGGCTGTTCGACATGAACGTCGGCACGGTGCTGAACATGGCGCGCGCGGTGGTGCCGCACATGCTGGCCGCGGGCGGCGGCGCCATCGTCAACGTCGGCGCCAATTCGGCCGCGCGCGGACTGGCGCAGATGGGTGCCTACTGCGCCTCGAAGGACGCGCTGGCGCGGGTCACCGAATCGATGTCGGCCGAGCTGCGCGACCAGGGCATCCGCGTCAACGCGGTGCTGCCCAGCATCCTCGACACGCCCGAGAACCGCCAGGCCATGCCCGATGCCGACAGCTCGCGCTGGGTCGCCCTGGATGCACTGGCCGACGTGATCGTGTTCCTGGCATCGGATGCCGCGCGCGCCGTGCACGGCGCGCTGCTGCCGGTGGTCAACCGCGCCTGA